CGGCATGGAGTATATCAGGGAGAGCACAATCACTGCCATATTTGGCCATGCCTGTAGCTATAGAATAGGCGAATCTGCCGGGTATGTTTTTACTTCCAACAGCCTTTAACTCAGTTCTCATACCGTTGGATACTTCAATATCTGCCATATGCCCCCAATAGCTAATATTTTTATAGTATAAAAAAATTATACCGGAGCCAATAGACGAATGAAAAGGGTATAAAATAACGCTAAATAGTTAATGTTATGCAGTTACGTTAATTGAAACGCAGTATATGGATTTAAATATTCCATGTCAATGGGGAATACCGATGATTAGATATGCAAGATGGTAATTCATTTTACAAGATCAACAAATTAGTATGTTTATTTATTTCGGTTCAGATACAGGTGGATAGGGGTCTGCCTCTGCTTTATCCCTTTCTTCTGTAACAGCCCTCTTTTTCATATCCCTTGGAATTGCAACTGGTTTTGAGGTGTCAACGGTTAAAGACATCCCTGAGTAATTAAATTTTGTTTCCTTATCCATAGCGCTTTGCACAGTCACTGCAGGTTTAGATTTTCTATTTATTATTTGATGCCTGAAAAACAGCAGCGCTATTACTACCACGATTGAGAGGGCTACAAGAAAGGTGGCGATTTTCATAAATATTTTTTGCATATTTCTAAATTCCATTGTTTTTTGCTCCTGATATATTCTTCCAATTTTTCTGAGAATATAAGGGGTTATATTAATTATGTCAAATGTAATAGTGGGGGTGCATAACCTGTTACAGTTTAATCTGCTATATATTTTTATCCGACATTACTCCTATTGCTGAGTGGCGCTGGGCTTAAGGCGCAAGGCGTAGGGGGAAAACCATTCTTCTGTCATCCCCCGGCTTGATCGGGATCCAACCGCACCCCGTCATCCCCCGACTTGATCGGGGGATCCAGTTGTTTTCATGTTTTTACGATTTATCGACATGTGGGCTTACAGAATCCCAAAATTATCCGGTCATCTCGACTGAAAGGAGAGATCATGTTTTTAAAAGAATTATTAGATTTCTCCTGTTGCTCGAAATGACATGCAGGAACAACACTTTCATTGACACGAATTTGGTCGACTATTCAAAAAAACAATAAAATTCTACAACTGTAGAAGAAAATGGTTGACAATAGTTCTACATGTGTAGTAGATTCATCTACAAATGTAGAAAGGAGGAGAAAATGAAGCTATCTGAGAATGAATGGAAGATCATGAACTCGATGTGGAAAAAGAGTCCGGCAACTGCGAGGGAGATTGTCGAAAACATCCCTGAAAATGTTGAATGGGCCTATACCACGGTTAAGACAATGCTTAGCAGGCTTGTTACAAAGGGCGCTGTGTCAGAACACAAAAGGGGTAATACAAGTTTTTATGAACCCATAATCGCCCAGGATAAAGCGCATAAGAACGCCTTTTCAAACCTCTTTGACAAGGTTTTGGACGGAGCGCTGGAGCCCTTTATGCACTATCTTGTTGATGAAAGGAAGATATCGAAAAGGGAACGTGAGGAGTTGATTCGCATTCTAAAAAAAGAAGAAAAGGGGGAATAGATCATGATCCAGTACCTTAACGATGTGTCTCAAGTCTGGTGGCAGTGGATGGGGAGCATGTTCTGGCAGGTAAGCCTGCTTATAGTAATTGTGACAGCCCTGGATATGATGATCCGTAAATGGGCATGGCCCCAGGTGAGATATGCACTATGGGCGCTGGTGTTTATAAAGCTTGTAATATCTCCTGCCTGGCAGATGCCTACTAGCATTATTTCATTGATACAGCCCCAGGTTCAGGAGCAGATTACATTTAATGTTGATATGGGTGAAACTGAAAAGCTGTCAGCAAATTTTTTCAACCCCGATGAGATTATAGTTAAGCAGGTGACCTGGCAGAGTTATGCCTTACTGG
Above is a genomic segment from Desulfatiglans sp. containing:
- a CDS encoding BlaI/MecI/CopY family transcriptional regulator, whose product is MKLSENEWKIMNSMWKKSPATAREIVENIPENVEWAYTTVKTMLSRLVTKGAVSEHKRGNTSFYEPIIAQDKAHKNAFSNLFDKVLDGALEPFMHYLVDERKISKREREELIRILKKEEKGE